The proteins below come from a single Torulaspora delbrueckii CBS 1146 chromosome 5, complete genome genomic window:
- the NMD2 gene encoding Nmd2p (similar to Saccharomyces cerevisiae NMD2 (YHR077C); ancestral locus Anc_5.363) has protein sequence MDDERRIQLHELNTKAWNGEQVFPLKSQKLDSSIKRNTGFIKRLKQGINKESKQSLLKDLSEVSLEKYLSEITNTAAEGLSNVGNKNEDVIAAVEVVSGLHQRFNARFTCGVFELYLNNFTTSADDSTVDKEGLAKSTKLKGNLRVLTELYLVGIFTSLDKVSSKEALPSFLQRRVNKKEPLLLPILKETLNYKFKLGFSTAIATSFVKRFPFFFDNEDTSLNVCIFDNDLKGSLQALFKVFTEAVFARALELYSKVKKLYKEHQKCQFRTGKSTDEYIEEYNFCLPIYESFKTASENLAEFFQLNLPAFGTESDARNEETSSYSPVITNTMALPGQRVWENEETRKFYEILPNIDDVYTESLRNTTEANGDAINRFFASLEGAETKAMIDSLSVQYWATNLDNKATRKRLLKFLIETQDWSKIRIFARYLATNAKYLPEVIEEFITYLDHGFRSQLHSNRINVKNIIFFSEMVKFMLLPTYMIFHKIRTLIINLQVPNNIEILTVFFEHLGIFLINKPEYKQHMEKMVELIKENKKDRQLNINLKGALDNLINLVYPPSIRSLNADAKILTSEQKFYRVLIRRELGNFEHKHVIKLLRKANWKDPNVYNMLCELLTKPEEISYQNIPLMARVVKELYAYQRNFVIKCIDEVIENIDRGLEISDYSKNMQRISEVRYLTELYNCELIKPVVLIDSLFKIMSFGHARVGTNLFSPSDIDRSDDYFRIQLISTVLLHPTKTSPTFRNKTKLFLMFFDYYISTKDQPIPQEVNFKLDAIFEKFMPDGGINRSASTQESAMRLFDALKTQSAGHQGGKSEFALPRESSINLSEVEYESANEEDEVEFDKDDVGSDISGLIDDEEDEQEDQHDHDQDESDSDSDGDDEEDSEEEYSEEDDIYRDIDADRDIEKKRMYEEFQRKMRQDDERKIEAEMERQFQQILLESADSRKNEKVTGGKIPILSSKNESDKPELLRPASSRSREQSNKIAFTFLSRSGKKTQSRVLGLPSNVEFVSGVLEEEERLKNEREKIKKIVLQRTFD, from the exons ATGGAT GACGAGAGAAGAATTCAGCTACATGAGCTGAATACTAAAGCCTGGAATGGTGAGCAAGTGTTCCCGCTTAAAAGTCAAAAATTGGATTCCAGTATCAAAAGGAATACTGGTTTTATTAAAAGACTTAAGCAAGGAATAAACAAAGAGTCGAAACAATCTTTACTTAAGGATTTGAGTGAAGTGTCACTAGAGAAATATCTATCAGAGATTACCAACACTGCGGCAGAGGGATTATCTAATGTGGGTAACAAGAACGAAGACGTCATTGCAGCCGTTGAAGTGGTCAGCGGTCTACATCAGAGATTCAATGCTAGATTTACGTGCGGCGTATTTGAGCTGTACCTAAATAACTTCACAACTTCGGCAGATGATTCCACAGTGGATAAAGAAGGTCTAGCGAAATCTACGAAACTTAAGGGCAATTTACGTGTATTAACCGAACTGTATCTTGTGGGTATATTTACCAGCTTGGACAAAGTGAGCTCGAAGGAAGCTTTGCCATctttcttgcaaagaagagtCAATAAAAAGGAACCTCTTCTGCTGCCCATTCTGAAAGAAACTCTAAACTACAAATTCAAGCTCGGTTTTTCCACGGCCATCGCTACTTCATTTGTGAAACGGTTTCCCTTCTTTTTTGACAACGAAGACACATCTCTAAACGTTTGCATTTTCGataatgatttgaaaggATCCTTACAAGCACTTTTCAAGGTTTTTACCGAGGCAGTGTTTGCCAGAGCCCTTGAATTATACTCGAAAGTCAAAAAGCTGTACAAAGAGCATCAAAAATGCCAATTTAGAACAGGGAAGTCGACTGATGAATACATTGAGGAGTACAATTTTTGTTTGCCAATTTATGAGAGCTTTAAAACCGCGTCCGAGAATTTGGctgaattctttcaactgaaTTTACCAGCTTTTGGCACGGAATCTGACGCTCGAAATGAGGAAACGTCGTCATATTCGCCCGTGATAACTAATACGATGGCTTTGCCTGGGCAAAGGGTATGGGAAAACGAAGAGACCAGAAAATTTTATGAAATCCTACCAAATATCGATGATGTTTATACTGAGTCCCTTAGAAATACTACCGAAGCAAACGGAGATGCTATCAATAGGTTTTTCGCAAGTCTGGAAGGAGCAGAGACTAAGGCGATGATAGATTCGCTCTCCGTGCAGTACTGGGCTACTAATCTAGACAACAAGGCCACCAGGAAGAGGttattgaaatttctcatAGAGACACAAGATTGGAGTAAAATCAGAATTTTTGCGAGGTACCTTGCAACAAATGCCAAATATCTACCAGAGGTCATTGAGGAATTTATCACGTATCTTGATCATGGATTCCGCAGTCAGCTACATTCTAATAGGATCAACGTCAAGAATATTATTTTCTTCAGTgaaatggtcaaatttATGCTGCTCCCAACCTACatgatttttcacaaaATAAGAACCTTGATCATCAACCTTCAAGTTCCCAACaatattgaaattttaacAGTTTTCTTCGAACATCTGGGCATTTTTCTAATCAATAAACCAGAGTATAAGCAACATATGGAAAAAATGGTGGAACTTATAAAAGAGAATAAGAAAGATCGacaattgaatatcaatTTAAAAGGAGCATTAGATAACCTGATCAACCTAGTCTATCCCCCTTCGATTAGATCGCTGAATGCTGATGCCAAGATCCTTACTTCAGAACAGAAATTTTACCGTGTGCTCATCAGAAGGGAACTTGGTAATTTTGAACACAAGCATGTAATAAAGCTGCTCCGGAAGGCCAATTGGAAGGATCCAAATGTGTACAATATGCTATGCGAACTCCTGACAAAACCTGAAGAAATCAGCTACCAAAATATTCCATTGATGGCTCGGGTCGTGAAAGAGCTTTATGCATACCAAAGAAATTTTGTCATTAAATGCATAGATGAGGTTATAGAGAACATAGACCGTGGTTTGGAAATCAGTGACTACAGCAAAAACATGCAAAGAATTTCAGAAGTACGATACTTGACCGAACTCTACAACTGTGAGCTCATTAAGCCGGTTGTATTAATCGACTCGCTGTTTAAAATTATGAGTTTCGGCCATGCTAGAGTTGGTACGAACCTCTTCTCACCCAGTGATATCGACAGGTCGGATGACTATTTTAGAATCCAACTCATATCGACAGTTCTTTTACACCCTACGAAGACAAGCCCTACTTTTCGGAATAAGACGAAACTTTTTTTGATGTTCTTTGATTATTACATATCCACCAAGGATCAACCTATACCGCAGGAAGTTAACTTTAAACTCGATGCtatttttgagaagtttATGCCTGATGGTGGAATAAATAGATCTGCCAGTACCCAAGAAAGTGCAATGAGGCTCTTTGATGCGTTGAAGACTCAGAGCGCAGGTCACCAGGGAGGAAAAAGCGAGTTTGCCCTTCCTCGAGAAAGCAGTATTAACCTGTCTGAAGTGGAATATGAGAGCGcaaatgaagaagatgaagttgagtTTGATAAAGATGATGTAGGAAGCGATATCTCTGGCCTGattgacgatgaagaagatgaacaGGAAGACCAACATGATCATGATCAGGATGAAAGTGATTCCGATAGCGATGgtgacgatgaagaagatagtGAAGAGGAATAtagtgaagaagatgatatttACAGGGATATTGATGCCGATCgtgatattgaaaagaagcGAATGTACGAAGAATTTCAGCGGAAGATGAGGCAAGATGACGAACGTAAGATCGAAGCAGAAATGGAAAGACAATTTCAGCAGATCTTACTGGAATCGGCTGATTCCCGGAAAAACGAGAAAGTAACTGGGGGGAAGATACCAATCCTATCATCGAAAAACGAGTCAGATAAACCGGAACTGCTACGACCAGCATCTTCTCGCTCCAGAGAACAGTCGAACAAAATTGCATTCACATTTCTCAGTAGATCAGGTAAAAAGACCCAGTCGCGTGTGCTGGGATTGCCCTCCAACGTTGAATTCGTTTCTGGCGTGCTTGAGGAGGAGGAAAGGCTAAAGAATGAACGcgaaaagatcaagaagattgtgCTACAAAGGACGTTTGATTAG
- the PTC7 gene encoding type 2C protein phosphatase PTC7 (similar to Saccharomyces cerevisiae PTC7 (YHR076W); ancestral locus Anc_5.362): MFVSVGVRSARGPHVATNLWHSMFLFVVVSALVVVIAGYVLIQGYEFDLEALSAQLYRGSRRCFFSGKGDGYTGGDGSNGASSTQFSYKTAVAYQPKDRDDPIYKRMKTQLQSATGEDNYFVTLNNPGDVYAGVADGVGGWAEHGYDSSAISRELCRAMNDFSSLSNKKDSHAFPPKKLIEMGYNKIKNDGIVKVGGTTAIAAHFPSNGTMQVANLGDSWCGVFRDSKLVFQTRFQTVGFNAPYQLAIIPDEMVREAKKKGGAFIQNKPSDADEYSFQLAKDDLVVLATDGVTDNISSDDIQLFFRDNEAMIEKDLQSVSQQFVSKVVELSKDPNYPSVFAQEITKLTGKDYRGGKEDDITVVVVKVE; this comes from the coding sequence ATGTTTGTGTCTGTTGGGGTGCGGTCTGCTAGGGGCCCTCATGTGGCCACGAACTTGTGGCATAGTATGTTTTTGTTTGTTGTAGTTTCTGCGCTTGTAGTGGTCATCGCTGGATATGTACTAATACAAGGTTATGAATTTGATTTAGAAGCACTTTCTGCTCAGTTGTATCGAGGATCAAGACGTTGTTTTTTTTCGGGCAAAGGGGATGGATATACTGGTGGTGATGGTTCCAATGGTGCTAGTTCAACACAGTTCAGTTATAAAACTGCGGTAGCATATCAGCCCAAAGACCGAGATGACCCGATCTAcaagaggatgaagactCAGTTACAATCCGCGACTGGTGAGGATAATTATTTCGTCACTTTGAATAATCCTGGTGACGTTTACGCAGGGGTAGCTGATGGAGTTGGTGGTTGGGCAGAGCACGGTTACGATTCAAGTGCTATCTCAAGAGAACTGTGCCGTGCCATGAATGATTTCAGCTCACTGTCAAATAAAAAGGACTCTCACGCGTTTCCGCCCAAGAAGTTGATTGAAATGGGTTACAATAAGATTAAGAACGACGGAATTGTGAAAGTGGGAGGAACAACTGCGATCGCCGCCCATTTCCCCTCAAATGGTACTATGCAGGTTGCTAACCTTGGGGATTCATGGTGCGGTGTCTTTAGAGATTCTAAACTTGTGTTTCAGACGAGATTTCAAACTGTTGGGTTTAATGCTCCGTATCAATTGGCGATTATACCGGATGAGATGGTGAGagaggccaagaagaaaggtgGTGcattcattcaaaataaacCTTCTGATGCAGATGAGTACAGCTTCCAATTGGCAAAAGATGACTTAGTTGTTCTAGCAACCGATGGTGTCACGGATAATATCTCATCAGATGATATACAGCTCTTCTTTCGCGATAACGAAGCCATGATCGAGAAGGATTTGCAATCTGTCTCCCAGCAATTTGTCAGTAAAGTGGTTGAATTAAGTAAGGACCCCAACTATCCAAGTGTTTTCGCCCAAGAAATAACAAAATTGACTGGTAAGGACTACCGTGGTggtaaagaagatgatatcaCAGTTGTCGTTGTTAAAGTTGAGTAA
- the TIM11 gene encoding F1F0 ATP synthase subunit e (similar to Saccharomyces cerevisiae TIM11 (YDR322C-A); ancestral locus Anc_5.361), which yields MSTVNVLRYSALGLGLFFGLKNDLSFKTAASKKEEQNAFDAKMKLVEEAKAEYAKLQAPVQKKAEVGSTKEVNFEDPNVDFAAVILQAVDSIKS from the coding sequence ATGTCTACTGTGAATGTTTTAAGATACTCCGCACTTGGTTTAGGtttgttctttggtttgaagaacgATCTGTCATTTAAGACTGCAGCTTCGAAGAAGGAGGAACAAAATGCCTTTGATGCCAAAATGAAACTCGTGGAGGAGGCTAAGGCTGAGTATGCTAAATTGCAAGCACCTGTACAAAAGAAGGCCGAAGTGGGTTCTACTAAGGAGGTCAATTTCGAAGATCCAAATGTGGATTTTGCAGCTGTCATTTTGCAAGCTGTTGACTCCATAAAGAGCTAG
- the MRPL35 gene encoding mitochondrial 54S ribosomal protein mL38 (similar to Saccharomyces cerevisiae MRPL35 (YDR322W); ancestral locus Anc_5.360) has translation MLRRSIHTSRTLKSANVWSPSANRAKSLGIRSEPIRKCILEGTPSNGPPSLKRRSNRIKYNSPEKIDDTFKLCYDFLQNRAAKTYEQVSKAQDSKEVEKLLIEAELINPEVQYNFQHNDKIDNNPETIDYEQPVYRHLGKEHWESSAQMLLMQRLETLKVIPDTLPTLVPRVEVNLKFPFSTGVNKWIEPGELLSSNSTSFPPVFKIQEYELVDPTKQLYTILVVNPDEPDLKNDSFRTTLNYGLANVQVGYNDNIVDARKCNNSNVIADYLPPVPEKNVGSQRFAVWVFRQQAPLQGNFSALNRNRFDIRGFTDQHSLLPVGAHVWRSEWDSNVENVREQYGLPKGRIFTRVRS, from the coding sequence ATGCTCCGCAGGTCGATTCACACTTCGAGGACTCTTAAGAGTGCGAACGTTTGGTCTCCGTCGGCCAACAGGGCGAAATCTTTGGGCATTCGATCGGAACCTATTAGAAAATGTATACTTGAAGGAACACCTTCGAATGGGCcaccatctttgaaaagaagatccAATCGTATCAAATATAACTCTCCAGAGAAAATAGATGatactttcaaattgtgTTACgattttttgcaaaatagAGCGGCTAAGACGTATGAACAAGTCTCTAAAGCCCAAGACTCCAAGGAAGTGGAAAAGCTATTGATCGAGGCTGAGTTAATCAACCCAGAAGTGCAGTACAACTTCCAACATAATGATAAGATTGATAACAACCCTGAAACGATAGATTATGAACAACCGGTGTACAGGCACTTAGGCAAAGAGCATTGGGAATCATCCGCACAGATGCTTCTCATGCAAAGACtagagactttgaaagtgattCCCGATACTTTGCCCACTTTGGTGCCACGCGTAGAAGtcaacttgaaatttccaTTCTCTACAGGTGTCAACAAATGGATTGAACCAGGTGAGTTGCTCTCTTCGAACTCTACAAGTTTCCCACCTGTTTTCAAGATTCAAGAGTACGAATTAGTGGATCCAACGAAACAGCTTTACACGATTTTAGTGGTGAACCCCGATGAGccagatttgaagaatgattCGTTCCGTACAACGCTAAATTACGGTCTTGCTAACGTCCAAGTAGGTTATAACGACAACATCGTGGATGCAAGAAAATGTAACAACTCCAACGTAATCGCCGATTACCTGCCCCCAGTTCCAGAGAAGAATGTTGGTTCACAAAGGTTCGCTGTATGGGTCTTCAGACAACAAGCTCCATTGCAAGGCAACTTCAGTGCACTAAACAGAAACAGGTTCGATATCAGAGGTTTCACCGACCAGCATTCCCTACTACCGGTAGGAGCACACGTTTGGAGAAGTGAATGGGACTCTAACGTCGAAAATGTCAGAGAACAATACGGTCTACCCAAAGGTAGAATCTTTACCAGAGTTCGCTCCTAA
- the PPE1 gene encoding phosphoprotein phosphatase methylesterase 1 (similar to Saccharomyces cerevisiae PPE1 (YHR075C); ancestral locus Anc_5.358), whose product MAGSDLRRKAVLRHLDLVGQSSPEEEEKDALGELPSLGNHELKIHHRPVNDGYDNENEAVLGWNDFFDHQERIRVEERNFEFNTYYSLPKSLEEPSVPVFVFHHGAGSSGLTFANLSKKMEEKTDGRCAVFAFDARGHGQTRPIDSEKDVSYALSEFVKDFVTLLDRFFNSHLSGLAATRLSIILVGHSLGASICTFSHSELTTETKKRLVGICMLDIVEEAAIKALEKVHTFLLSTPNVFANYEEAIDWHVSHGLSRCRESAQVAIPALFTGTKSGKIMRITNLKDFQPYWDTWFKGLSQRFVSSPTAKLLLLAGNENLDKELIIGQMQGMYQLVVSQDSGHFIQEDEPIKTAITLIDFWKRNDSRSTVIKSNWGKRN is encoded by the coding sequence ATGGCTGGTAGCGatttaagaagaaaagctGTTCTGAGacatttggatttggtAGGGCAATCTTCcccagaagaagaggaaaaggatGCACTAGGCGAACTGCCTTCCCTGGGCAATCATGAACTGAAGATACATCATAGACCTGTGAATGATGGATATGacaatgaaaatgaagcAGTTTTAGGATGgaatgatttcttcgatcATCAAGAGCGCATTAGGGTCGAGGAGAGGAATTTTGAGTTTAATACGTATTACAGCTTACCAAAATCACTAGAGGAACCATCAGTTCCAGTCTTTGTATTCCATCATGGTGCAGGATCATCAGGGCTTACTTTTGCTAATCTTTCTAAGAAGATGGAGGAAAAGACAGATGGAAGATGTGCAGTTTTCGCCTTTGATGCCAGAGGTCATGGTCAAACAAGACCAATTGACTCAGAGAAGGATGTCAGTTACGCACTCAGTGAATTTGTTAAAGATTTCGTTACATTGCTGGACCGTTTTTTTAATAGTCACCTCAGCGGATTGGCTGCAACGAGGCTGTCGATCATACTAGTCGGACACTCATTAGGTGCTAGCATATGTACTTTTTCCCATTCTGAGCTAACGACAGAAACCAAGAAACGATTAGTTGGAATTTGCATGCTTGATATTGTGGAGGAAGCTGCCATAAAGGCCCTGGAAAAGGTGCACACATTTTTACTCTCAACACCAAATGTCTTTGCAAATTACGAAGAGGCTATTGACTGGCATGTCAGTCATGGATTGTCAAGGTGCAGGGAAAGTGCACAGGTAGCCATTCCAGCACTATTCACTGGGACCAAATCAGGCAAGATCATGCGAATAACGAACTTGAAGGATTTCCAACCTTACTGGGACACTTGGTTCAAGGGCCTCTCACAACGGTTTGTCTCATCACCAACAGCCAAACTGCTACTGTTAGCCGGTAATGAAAATCTAGACAAGGAGTTAATAATCGGTCAGATGCAAGGAATGTATCAACTCGTTGTGTCTCAAGATTCGGGCCATTTTATCCAGGAAGATGAACCGATCAAAACAGCAATAACGTTAATAGATTTTTGGAAACGAAACGACTCACGATCTACAGTCATCAAAAGCAACTGGGGAAAGAGGAACTAA
- the QNS1 gene encoding glutamine-dependent NAD(+) synthetase (similar to Saccharomyces cerevisiae QNS1 (YHR074W); ancestral locus Anc_5.357), with protein MSQLITIATCNLNQWALDFEGNRDRILESIKIAKEKGARLRVGPELEITGYGCLDHFLESDVSLHSWEMYAQIIKRKETHGILLDIGMPVLHKNVRYNCRLLSLDGQIMFIRPKMWLANDGNYREMRFFTPWMKTGVVEEFILPPMIQKHTNQKTVPFGDAVISTLDTCIGAETCEELFTPQSPSINMSLDGVEIITNSSGSHHELRKLNERLDLIINSTSRCGGVYLYANQRGCDGDRLYYDGCALIAVNGKVVAQGSQFCLKDVEVVTATVDLEEVRSYRGAIMSRGLQASSSEMRYKRVHVPVELAPTTLRFDPTIAPSPKRKVFYHLPEEEIALGPACWLWDYLRRCNGSGFFLPLSGGIDSCATAVIVHSMCRLVMKEIAEGNEQVIADVQKVTRSSDPQWLPKDAQELANKIFHTCFMGTENSSKETQSRSAELAKKIGSYHVDLKMDSVVSSIVALFEVATGKKPIFKIFGGSQIENLALQNIQARIRMVLSYLFAQLLPWVRGVSNTGGLLVLGSANVDECLRGYLTKYDCSSADLNPIGGISKTDLKRFIAYASLEFDMPILETFLSATPTAELEPITKDYVQSDEIDMGMTYEELSIFGYLRKVEKCGPYSMFLKLLHQWSPKLSAAQVAEKVKRFFFFYAINRHKQTVLTPSYHAEQYSPDDNRFDLRPFLINPRFAWASKKIDLVVAECEGKNAGTLDVMSID; from the coding sequence ATGTCGCAGCTTATCACCATCGCAACTTGTAACCTGAATCAATGGGCGTTGGATTTTGAAGGTAATCGGGATCGTATTCTAGAATCCATCAAGATAGCCAAAGAAAAGGGCGCTCGTCTACGTGTGGGTCCTGAATTGGAGATCACTGGCTATGGATGCCTGGATCATTTTCTAGAGAGCGATGTTAGTTTGCATTCATGGGAAATGTATGCCCAAATCATCAAGCGTAAAGAAACTCATGGTATCTTACTCGACATCGGTATGCCTGTCTTACACAAGAATGTTAGATACAATTGTCGTCTGTTGTCTCTAGACGGTCAAATAATGTTCATCAGGCCAAAGATGTGGTTAGCAAATGATGGTAATTACCGCGAGATGAGATTCTTTACACCTTGGATGAAGACAGGTGTAGTCGAAGAGTTTATTTTACCACCAATGATTCAAAAACATACAAATCAAAAAACCGTACCCTTTGGCGATGCAGTGATTAGCACTTTGGACACCTGTATTGGTGCCGAGACATGTGAAGAGCTCTTCACACCACAGTCGCCAAGTATCAACATGTCTTTGGATGGTGTAGAGATTATTACAAACTCTTCTGGCTCGCATCATGAACTGCGTAAGCTAAACGAAAGGTTGGACCTGATCATTAACTCCACGAGCCGTTGTGGGGGTGTCTACTTATATGCCAACCAACGTGGATGTGATGGTGATCGTTTGTATTACGATGGATGTGCTCTCATCGCTGTGAATGGTAAAGTCGTTGCCCAGGGTTCCCAATTTTGTTTGAAAGACGTCGAAGTGGTAACAGCAACTGTCgacttggaagaagttagGAGTTATCGTGGTGCCATTATGTCTCGTGGCTTACAAGCATCTTCCTCCGAGATGAGGTACAAGAGAGTTCACGTTCCAGTCGAATTAGCTCCCACAACTCTGAGATTTGATCCTACTATTGCACCCTCGCCAAAACGTAAGGTGTTTTACCATTTAccagaggaagaaattgccCTTGGACCCGCTTGCTGGTTATGGGATTATTTAAGACGTTGCAATGGCTCTGGATTCTTTCTCCCATTATCTGGGGGAATCGATTCCTGTGCCACGGCGGTGATCGTTCACTCAATGTGTAGACTGGTCATGAAGGAGATCGCGGAGGGCAATGAACAAGTGATCGCAGACGTGCAAAAGGTAACTCGTAGTAGTGATCCTCAATGGCTCCCTAAAGATGCTCAAGAGTTGGCCAACAAGATCTTTCACACTTGTTTCATGGGAACTGAAAACTCTTCGAAAGAAACACAAAGTAGAAGCGCTGAATTGGCCAAAAAGATTGGTTCTTATCAtgttgatttgaaaatggaCAGTGTCGTATCAAGCATTGTGGCATTATTCGAAGTCGCCACCGGTAAGAAaccaattttcaagatctttggtGGCTCTCAAATCGAGAATCTGGCActtcaaaatattcaagCCCGTATCAGAATGGTGCTCTCGTATCTTTTTGCACAACTGTTGCCATGGGTTAGAGGAGTTTCAAATACCGGTGGCCTTCTTGTACTGGGTAGTGCCAATGTGGACGAATGTTTAAGAGGATATCTGACGAAATACGACTGTTCCTCAGCAGATTTAAACCCCATAGGTGGCATTTCAAAGACtgatttgaaaaggttTATTGCCTATGCGTCTTTGGAGTTTGACATGCCAATTCTTGAGACATTTTTGTCAGCTACTCCAACTGCTGAGCTGGAACCTATCACTAAGGATTATGTTCAATCGGATGAAATCGATATGGGTATGACTTATGAAGAGTTGAGTATTTTCGGTTATCTACGTAAAGTGGAGAAGTGCGGTCCATATTCGATGTTTTTGAAGCTACTGCATCAGTGGTCACCAAAGCTATCGGCTGCACAAGTAGCGGAAAAGGTCAAGaggtttttcttcttttatGCTATCAACAGACACAAGCAAACCGTGTTGACCCCAAGTTATCACGCTGAACAGTATTCTCCTGATGACAACAGATTCGATCTTAGACCATTTTTGATAAACCCAAGGTTCGCTTGGGCATCGAAAAAAATAGACTTAGTTGTTGCCGAATGTGAAGGAAAAAATGCTGGCACATTAGATGTTATGTCCATCGATTAG
- the ASP1 gene encoding asparaginase ASP1 (similar to Saccharomyces cerevisiae ASP1 (YDR321W); ancestral locus Anc_5.356) — translation MSSDDEPALMSSPIKTTAALLEPIADYETSTLVETMVNDTLEITTICPDVEHGKFIIESGLNEIPSSVCGTPTYQHRSLPRIKILGTGGTIASKGSNSSQTAGYHVDLTIQELLDSIPDISRVCELEYEQLCNVDSKDLNEEMLFKIYKGVTQSLQSFDGIVITHGTDTLSETAFFIESCVDTGELPIVFVGSMRPSTSVSADGPMNLYQAILIAANSKSRGRGILVSLNDQISAGYYITKTNANSLDSFNVRQGYLGNFVNNEVHYYYPPVKPQGCHKFKLKLSPQASTLNLPSVCILYGHQAIPPEIVDMVADHYDGLVIATMGAGSLPKNVNEKLLSLKIPVIYSKRSMDGMVPTANLPKTQDGSSTSLIASGYLNPEKSRILLQLCLAGSYCLEEIRRVFRGVYGG, via the coding sequence atgagcagCGATGATGAGCCAGCATTGATGAGCAGTCCAATAAAAACTACAGCCGCTCTTCTCGAACCAATTGCTGACTACGAAACGTCTACATTAGTTGAAACTATGGTGAACGATACTCTAGAGATTACTACAATTTGTCCGGACGTTGAGCACGGTAAATTCATTATTGAAAGTGGTTTGAACGAAATACCAAGTTCTGTATGCGGCACACCAACTTATCAACATCGTTCGCTTCCTAGGATTAAAATCCTGGGAACTGGTGGAACTATTGCATCTAAAGGTTCGAATTCTTCGCAGACAGCTGGATACCATGTGGATTTGACCATTCAAGAACTACTGGACAGTATTCCTGATATTTCTCGAGTCTGTGAGCTTGAATATGAGCAGCTCTGTAATGTGGATTCAAAGGATCTCAATGAGGAGATGCTTTTCAAGATATACAAAGGTGTTACACAATCCTTACAATCTTTTGATGGTATTGTGATTACTCACGGTACCGATACTCTTTCAGAGACtgcatttttcattgagaGTTGCGTTGATACTGGCGAGCTGCCTATTGTGTTCGTGGGGTCCATGAGACCATCAACTAGTGTGTCGGCAGATGGGCCTATGAACCTATATCAAGCTATCCTGATCGCTGCAAACAGTAAATCAAGAGGTCGTGGTattcttgtttctttgaacgATCAAATATCTGCAGGTTATTACATCACCAAGACCAATGCCAACTCTCTGGACTCCTTTAATGTTAGACAAGGTTATTTGGGTAATTTCGTCAACAACGAAGTCCACTACTATTACCCACCAGTAAAGCCACAAGGTTGTCATAAATTCAAACTAAAACTGAGCCCACAGGCAAGCACCCTCAACCTTCCATCGGTTTGTATCCTATATGGGCATCAGGCCATTCCGCCAGAAATTGTTGATATGGTCGCTGATCACTACGATGGCCTCGTCATTGCCACAATGGGAGCTGGATCCTTGCCAAAAAACGTCAATGAGAAGCTGCTCAGTTTGAAGATTCCAGTGATCTATTCTAAGAGATCGATGGACGGGATGGTTCCTACAGCCAATTTGCCAAAGACCCAAGATGGTAGCTCCACTAGCCTCATTGCATCTGGTTATTTAAACCCTGAGAAAAGCCGAATCTTACTGCAACTATGTTTGGCAGGTAGTTACTGTTTGGAGGAGATCAGACGGGTGTTCCGTGGTGTTTACGGTGGTTAA